The following are from one region of the Camelus ferus isolate YT-003-E chromosome 13, BCGSAC_Cfer_1.0, whole genome shotgun sequence genome:
- the DNASE2B gene encoding deoxyribonuclease-2-beta produces the protein MTTRLLRKTLALFFLGLFGVMKATTISCRNEEGEAVDWFTFYKLPKRQDKKSRETGLEYLYLDSTSRGWRRSQQLMNTTKSVLGRTLQQLYEAYASENNNTAYLIYNDGVPKSVTHGRKYGHTKVPEEGYDYPPTGRRNGQAGICITFEYRQYEAIDSQLLVCNPNVYSCSIPVTFHQDLVHIPQLCARSSSAKMPTRHLATLQSTQGQNFLHFAKSDSFLDDIFAAWMAQRLKTHLLTETWQRKRQELPSNCSLPYHVYNIKAIKISRHSYFSSYQDHAKWCTSQKGTKNRWTCIGDLNRSPSQAFRSGGFICTQNQHIYQAFQRLILYYENCN, from the exons ATGACCACAAGACTTCTGAGAAAAACCCTGGCTTTGTTCTTCCTTGGCCTCTTTGGGGTCATGAAGGCGACAACAATATCGTGCAGAAATGAAGAAGGTGAAGCTGTGGATTG GTTTACCTTTTATAAGTTACCTAAAAGGCAAGACAAGAAAAGTAGAGAGACTGGGTTAGAGTACCTATACCTAGACTCTAccagcagaggctggaggaggagtcaGCAGCTAATGAACACCACCAAGAGTGTTTTGGGAAGGACCTTACAACAGCTGTATGAAGCATATGCCTCCGAG AATAACAACACAGCCTATCTAATATACAACGATGGAGTCCCTAAATCTGTGACTCACGGCAGAAAGTACGGACACACCAAAG TTCCTGAAGAAGGCTACGATTACCCACCCACGGGGAGACGGAACGGACAAGCCGGCATCTGCATCACTTTCGAGTACCGCCAGTATGAAGCAATAG ATTCTCAGCTCTTGGTCTGCAACCCAAATGTTTACAGCTGTTCCATCCCAGTCACCTTTCACCAGGACCTCGTTCACATACCccagctgtgtgccaggtccAGCTCAGCAAAGATGCCTACCCGTCACCTTGCCACACTTCAGTCAACCCAGGGGCAAAACTTCCTTCATTTTGCAAAGTCTGATTCTTTTCTTGATG ACATCTTTGCTGCCTGGATGGCTCAACGCTTGAAGACACACTTGCTAACAGAAACCTGGCAGCGAAAGAGACAAGAGCTTCCTTCAAACTGCTCCCTTCCTTACCATGTCTACAACATCAAAGCAATTAAGATATCTAGACACTCATATTTTAGTTCCTATCAGGATCATGCCAAATGGTGTACTTCCCAAAAGGGTACAAAAAATCGCTGGACATGTATTGGAGACCTCAATCGGAGCCCATCCCAAGCCTTCAGAAGTGGAGGATTCATCTGTACCCAGAATCAGCATATTTACCAAGCATTTCAAAGATTAATTTTGTATTATGAGAACTGTAACTAA